In a single window of the Aridibaculum aurantiacum genome:
- a CDS encoding flavin monoamine oxidase family protein has translation MTTRRTFLKETAVIVSGTLLHAYSSFALAPKPAHVVVLGAGFAGLAAAYALTKRKIKVTVLEAQPRIGGRVHSSKIPGEELVVELGAEWVGDSHDRIKELCKEFGLELQDNRFETHLLYKNEYAGKHAWKYSDEWDAKWKKLLEAYGKMNDADKRRLDSYDWWRYLVNNGCDGRDLEIRELLDSTDFGESIRHVSAYAAMAEYAESSEKNEMDFKIKGGNSKLAEALATKIGKGNILLDHTVTSVDQRGTKVKVTCANGKTFTADKIICTLPTFAVSKVQWLPALPADKQHALRSLQYARINKHPVLFNDRFWPEDFDMVTDTPAHYFYHATKNQPGSNGVLISYTIGDKAAVIANQDEAFHKATIKQALQPAFGNIEEKMLQHFNYYWGNDKHTRGAYALYKPGQWFTLMPVLKKPFLHTHFAGEHLADWQGFMEGAINTGEEAAKRVVG, from the coding sequence ATGACAACACGCCGCACGTTTTTAAAAGAAACTGCTGTAATAGTATCAGGTACATTATTACATGCATATAGTTCATTTGCTCTTGCTCCAAAACCTGCCCATGTTGTAGTGCTGGGAGCTGGCTTTGCAGGTCTTGCCGCAGCCTATGCACTTACTAAACGGAAAATAAAAGTAACAGTGCTGGAAGCGCAACCACGTATCGGTGGTAGGGTTCATTCATCTAAAATTCCGGGAGAAGAATTGGTGGTAGAACTTGGTGCTGAGTGGGTAGGTGATTCGCATGACCGAATAAAAGAACTATGCAAGGAGTTTGGTTTAGAACTTCAAGACAATCGCTTTGAAACACACCTGCTGTATAAGAATGAATACGCAGGCAAGCACGCATGGAAATACTCTGATGAGTGGGATGCGAAATGGAAGAAACTACTGGAAGCATACGGTAAGATGAATGATGCAGACAAACGAAGATTGGACAGTTACGACTGGTGGCGCTACCTGGTGAACAACGGCTGCGATGGTCGAGACCTGGAGATACGTGAACTGCTGGATAGCACCGACTTTGGCGAAAGCATCAGGCATGTATCGGCTTATGCTGCTATGGCAGAATATGCCGAGAGCAGCGAAAAGAATGAAATGGACTTTAAGATTAAAGGCGGCAATAGCAAACTTGCTGAAGCGCTTGCCACCAAGATTGGAAAAGGAAATATTCTTTTAGATCATACAGTTACTTCTGTTGATCAAAGAGGTACTAAGGTGAAGGTGACTTGTGCCAACGGCAAAACATTTACTGCTGATAAGATCATATGCACGCTGCCCACATTTGCTGTAAGCAAAGTACAATGGTTACCTGCTTTACCAGCCGATAAACAACATGCATTGCGTTCACTGCAGTATGCACGAATAAATAAACATCCTGTTCTTTTTAATGATCGGTTTTGGCCGGAGGATTTTGATATGGTAACAGATACGCCTGCTCATTATTTTTACCATGCTACTAAAAATCAACCCGGCAGCAACGGTGTTTTGATTTCCTACACCATTGGCGATAAAGCAGCAGTGATAGCCAACCAGGATGAGGCATTTCATAAAGCCACCATCAAGCAGGCACTGCAACCTGCCTTTGGAAACATAGAAGAAAAGATGCTTCAACACTTCAACTACTACTGGGGCAACGACAAGCATACGCGTGGTGCTTATGCTTTGTACAAGCCCGGGCAATGGTTTACGTTGATGCCTGTACTAAAGAAACCTTTTCTGCATACACACTTTGCCGGCGAACACTTAGCCGATTGGCAGGGTTTTATGGAAGGAGCTATTAATACTGGCGAAGA